GGCGCATTCGCCTTTCGTCCGTTTGCAGATGACCGTCGTGCTCGCTAGCTTAGATTTTACCCCGAATTTGACTCAGCGCCATAAAACGTAAATTTAAACGCCTCATCGCAGAAACGGCAAATTTGGGCGTAAATTATTTTACGATTTCGTTTTGCTCGTTTACCTGCACGATTTTTGGTTCGAAATCTCTTGCTTTTTTGGCGCTAAGAAGCGCGTAAGCCACGATGATAACGACGTCGCCGACGCAGACTTTGCGCGCGGCCGCGCCGTTTAGGCAGATCTCGCCCTTTTTCTCTCCGCGGATCACGTACGTAGCGAAGCGCTCGCCGTTATTGACGTTTAGGATTTCTACTTTTTGGTACTCGCAAAGTCCCGCAGCCTCGATGAGCTCGGGTCCGATCGTAATGGAGCCCACGTAGTTGAGGTTGGCGTCCGTGACGCGCGCGCGGTGGATTTTGCTTGATAAAATTTCG
Above is a genomic segment from uncultured Campylobacter sp. containing:
- a CDS encoding aspartate 1-decarboxylase produces the protein MKIEILSSKIHRARVTDANLNYVGSITIGPELIEAAGLCEYQKVEILNVNNGERFATYVIRGEKKGEICLNGAAARKVCVGDVVIIVAYALLSAKKARDFEPKIVQVNEQNEIVK